A window of the Halichoerus grypus chromosome 2, mHalGry1.hap1.1, whole genome shotgun sequence genome harbors these coding sequences:
- the PELO gene encoding protein pelota homolog: protein MKLVRKDIEKDNAGQVTLVPEEPEDMWHTYNLVQVGDSLRASTIRKVQTESSTGSVGSNRVRTTLTLCVEAIDFDSQACQLRVKGTNIQENEYVKMGAYHTIELEPNRQFTLAKKQWDSVVLERIEQACDPAWSADVAAVVMQEGLAHICLVTPSMTLTRAKVEVNIPRKRRGNCSQHDRALERFYEQVVQAIQRHINFDVVKCVLVASPGFVREQFCDYMFQQAVKTDNKVLLENRSKFLQVHASSGHKYSLKEALCDPSVASRLSDTKAAGEVKALDDFYKMLQHEPDRAFYGLKQVEKANEAMAIDTLLISDELFRHQDVATRSRYVKLVDSVKENAGTVRIFSSLHVSGEQLSQLTGVAAILRFPVPELSDQEDDSSSEED, encoded by the exons ATGAAGCTCGTGAGAAAGGACATTGAGAAAGACAATGCGGGCCAGGTGACTCTAGTCCCCGAAGAACCTGAGGATATGTGGCACACCTACAATCTAGTGCAGGTGGGCGACAGCTTGCGTGCCTCCACCATCCGCAAGGTACAGACCGAGTCCTCCACGGGCAGCGTAGGAAGCAACCGGGTCCGCACTACTCTCACTCTCTGCGTGGAGGCCATCGATTTTGACTCTCAAGCCTGCCAGCTGCGGGTTAAGGGGACCAACATCCAAGAGAATGAGTATGTCAAGATGGGGGCTTACCACACCATTGAGCTGGAGCCCAACCGCCAGTTCACTTTGGCCAAGAAACAGTGGGACAGTGTGGTTCTGGAGCGCATCGAGCAGGCCTGTGACCCAGCCTGGAGTGCAGATGTGGCGGCTGTGGTGATGCAGGAAGGCCTCGCCCATATCTGCTTAGTCACTCCCAGCATGACCCTCACTCGGGCCAAGGTGGAGGTGAACATCCCTAGAAAACGGAGAGGCAACTGTTCCCAACATGATCGGGCTTTGGAGCGGTTCTACGAACAGGTGGTCCAGGCTATCCAGCGCCACATAAACTTTGATGTTGTGAAGTGCGTCCTGGTGGCCAGCCCAGGATTTGTGAGGGAGCAGTTCTGCGACTACATGTTTCAACAAGCAGTGAAGACCGACAACAAAGTGCTCCTGGAAAACCGGTCCAAGTTTCTTCAG GTACATGCCTCCTCTGGACACAAGTACTCCCTGAAAGAGGCCCTTTGTGACCCTTCTGTAGCTAGCCGCCTTTCAGACACTAAAGCTGCTGGGGAAGTAAAAGCCTTGGATGACTTCTATAAAATGTTACAACATGAACCTGACCGAGCGTTCTATGGACTCAAGCAGGTGGAGAAGGCCAATGAGGCTATGGCAATTGACACACTGCTTATCAGCGATGAGCTTTTCAGGCACCAGGATGTCGCTACACGAAGCCGGTATGTGAAGCTGGTGGACAGTGTGAAAGAGAATGCAGGCACGGTTAGGATATTCTCTAGTCTTCATGTATCAGGGGAacagctcagtcagttgactgGAGTAGCTGCCATTCTCCGCTTCCCTGTCCCTGAACTCTCTGACCAAGAGGATGATTCCAGTTCTGAAGAAGATTAA